In a genomic window of Sulfuriferula nivalis:
- a CDS encoding VWA domain-containing protein, whose protein sequence is MMHIDWPWMLLLLPLPWLISRWVPAAQPIGDAVFLPFVSGLNADSLPATHSPSRIYKALLVLIWVLLVLAAIRPQWLGEPEPVPSTGRRLLLAVDVSGSMGTQDMAGDASRLQVVQKVAGDFIQHRRGDQVGLILFGTRPYLQAPLTSDLHTVTEFLDETMIGIAGTQTAIGDAIGFAIKRLRDDTHKNQHKGDTVLILLTDGSNDAGIMPPIEAAKMAAAEKLRIYTIGVGSVAQPGFFGTGGNSDLDEDTLKQIAQITGGEYFRAADASSLQQVYERIDQLEPSAARQQWYRPRAEWFPWPLGLALFLSVPAVLWSRRWH, encoded by the coding sequence ATGATGCATATAGACTGGCCCTGGATGTTGCTGTTGTTGCCGTTGCCCTGGTTGATATCGCGCTGGGTACCTGCGGCGCAACCCATAGGCGATGCGGTTTTTTTGCCATTTGTCAGTGGTTTGAATGCAGACTCGCTTCCTGCTACACACAGCCCTTCACGTATATACAAGGCTTTGCTGGTATTGATTTGGGTATTACTGGTGCTGGCAGCAATCCGGCCACAGTGGCTGGGTGAGCCTGAACCAGTCCCCAGTACTGGACGACGCCTGTTGTTAGCTGTGGATGTTTCCGGCTCTATGGGGACGCAAGACATGGCGGGTGATGCGAGTCGTTTACAGGTTGTGCAGAAGGTTGCTGGCGATTTCATTCAACATCGTCGTGGCGATCAGGTGGGCCTCATATTGTTTGGTACACGTCCTTATTTGCAAGCGCCACTTACCAGTGATTTGCATACGGTAACTGAATTTCTTGATGAGACCATGATAGGTATAGCGGGGACACAAACTGCCATTGGTGATGCGATTGGGTTTGCGATTAAACGCTTGCGTGATGATACTCATAAAAACCAGCATAAAGGCGATACTGTATTGATACTGCTTACTGACGGCAGTAATGATGCGGGTATTATGCCGCCAATTGAGGCAGCTAAGATGGCGGCTGCCGAAAAACTGCGCATCTATACCATAGGTGTTGGTTCAGTTGCACAACCGGGTTTTTTCGGTACCGGTGGAAATAGCGATTTGGACGAAGACACACTCAAGCAGATTGCACAAATTACCGGCGGCGAGTATTTCCGCGCGGCCGATGCGAGTTCGCTGCAACAGGTGTATGAACGTATCGATCAGTTAGAACCCAGTGCCGCACGCCAGCAGTGGTATCGCCCTCGAGCAGAGTGGTTTCCGTGGCCGTTGGGTCTGGCTTTGTTCTTAAGTGTACCAGCAGTGTTATGGAGTCGAAGATGGCACTGA
- a CDS encoding vWA domain-containing protein, with translation MALIQHFQFLRPLWLLLLPVWWGLSIWLARRHATEGGWSQLIDSALLPSLRLAGGGKPAGSPWPWVAVAWTLATVALAGPSWQQVSSAAFRGNSTWLLVLDLSPSMLAKDVSPDRVTRARYALDDLLEAAQDTRVGLVAFSDEAYTVTPITDDVATIRTLLPSLTPGIMPSAGDNLAPALEQAGNLLKQGGVKNAQIVVLTDGFSDSTAAFPIAKKLQSQGISINVVGIGTQAGAPVSQQAGGFAQNGQGGLQLNRLDIAQLQQLATTGGGSYANLAQLPDLIQALKNRADHSKLATENKEMRLEHRLDGGIWLLPLLLLVAALLARRGWL, from the coding sequence ATGGCACTGATACAGCATTTCCAATTTTTGCGTCCGTTATGGTTGTTGCTGCTGCCGGTGTGGTGGGGATTAAGTATCTGGCTGGCACGCCGACACGCTACAGAAGGTGGCTGGTCACAACTGATAGACAGTGCGTTATTACCCAGCCTGCGATTGGCTGGGGGCGGTAAGCCTGCCGGTTCGCCATGGCCGTGGGTGGCAGTGGCCTGGACGCTGGCAACCGTGGCGCTGGCAGGACCGAGCTGGCAGCAGGTATCCTCTGCAGCGTTTCGTGGCAATAGTACCTGGCTGCTGGTGCTGGATTTGTCACCGTCGATGTTAGCGAAAGATGTAAGCCCCGATCGGGTCACCCGTGCCCGTTATGCGCTGGATGATCTGCTTGAAGCGGCTCAGGATACGCGAGTGGGATTAGTCGCGTTTAGCGACGAAGCCTATACGGTGACACCCATTACTGATGATGTGGCGACGATACGTACATTGTTGCCTTCACTGACGCCAGGGATTATGCCTAGCGCAGGTGACAATCTTGCACCAGCGCTAGAACAGGCAGGTAATTTGCTGAAACAGGGCGGGGTGAAAAACGCCCAGATCGTAGTGTTGACCGATGGCTTTAGCGATTCAACTGCCGCTTTCCCCATCGCGAAAAAACTTCAGTCACAAGGAATATCCATTAATGTTGTCGGTATTGGTACGCAAGCGGGTGCGCCGGTCAGTCAGCAAGCCGGTGGCTTTGCTCAAAACGGGCAAGGTGGGCTGCAACTTAACCGGCTGGATATTGCGCAATTGCAGCAACTGGCGACTACAGGTGGTGGCAGCTATGCAAATTTGGCGCAGTTGCCAGACCTGATTCAGGCACTGAAAAACCGGGCAGATCACAGCAAACTCGCTACTGAGAATAAGGAAATGCGACTCGAACACAGGCTGGATGGTGGTATCTGGTTGCTTCCATTGCTGTTGCTGGTCGCAGCATTGCTGGCACGGCGGGGTTGGTTATGA
- a CDS encoding tetratricopeptide repeat protein: MKRVLFLTVALLLVTEQAMASELWDSLWLNANQRAEKMLSHGDAAGAAKFYQDSRHKAYAQLKAGDFANAAQGFSRFDDSDGNYNRGNALARAGKLQDAIKAYDAALAHDPKNKDAKHNRDLLEKLKQQQPPQSKDGNKQSGQSDGKQGKQQDNNAKGSGDRQGQNNSSQNGKDQQAKSAQSKPGGDAKQSAGQQPSPQNQPADIAKSNAQANSQAQPNQSQSKQGQAQPASSANPQKAADDAAQAQRDASAALGKSSDKNTVPAAADVPGSEKQLAQEQWLRQIPDDPSGLLRRKFLIEHMLRQQGGQQ; this comes from the coding sequence ATGAAACGTGTCCTGTTCTTAACTGTCGCGTTGTTGCTTGTAACTGAACAGGCTATGGCCAGCGAGTTGTGGGATAGTTTGTGGCTAAACGCTAATCAGCGTGCTGAAAAAATGCTCAGTCATGGAGATGCCGCTGGCGCTGCAAAATTTTATCAAGATTCGCGACATAAAGCTTATGCGCAACTGAAGGCGGGTGATTTTGCCAATGCTGCGCAAGGGTTTTCTCGATTTGATGATAGTGATGGTAACTACAACAGAGGCAATGCTCTGGCTCGGGCCGGCAAGCTGCAAGATGCCATTAAAGCCTATGATGCAGCATTGGCGCATGATCCAAAAAACAAGGATGCTAAACATAATCGCGATTTGCTTGAAAAACTCAAGCAGCAACAACCACCTCAGTCAAAAGACGGCAATAAGCAATCTGGTCAGTCAGATGGAAAGCAGGGCAAGCAACAGGACAACAATGCAAAAGGTTCAGGCGACAGGCAGGGTCAGAATAATTCATCCCAAAATGGGAAGGATCAGCAAGCTAAGTCGGCGCAGAGCAAGCCAGGGGGCGATGCAAAGCAATCAGCAGGTCAGCAACCATCACCGCAGAATCAGCCCGCTGATATAGCTAAATCAAATGCTCAGGCCAATTCGCAAGCCCAGCCGAATCAATCTCAGTCTAAGCAGGGGCAGGCTCAACCAGCTTCCTCAGCAAATCCGCAAAAGGCTGCTGATGACGCTGCTCAGGCACAACGGGATGCATCGGCAGCACTTGGTAAGTCATCAGATAAAAACACTGTGCCAGCGGCTGCTGATGTTCCCGGCAGCGAAAAACAGCTTGCTCAAGAGCAGTGGCTACGACAAATCCCTGATGATCCGAGTGGACTATTAAGACGTAAATTTTTGATTGAACATATGTTGCGACAACAAGGTGGACAACAATGA
- a CDS encoding BatD family protein produces MKTAYIIFISLLFSSMSMPVMAAINASLDQNQIAPGESVQLTLQHDGQTNSQPDLSPLKQDFEVAGQSSGSSVQIINGKVNSKVELILMLIPKHSGKLQIPALSWDGQHTPVLDLTVVAGAPGQAGNTSGAVTAHPFITTKLDQQQPYVQAAATLVIKIYVDQPLLQASLNFQPGNDVLIQQLGDDQQSSEVYKGKNYQVIQRKYLLFPQRSGQIRLDGPVLNTQVQVQDNTVSANDPFFGNSPFGGMMSATRPLRIQADPVVLNVQPRPANGSAHDWLPAQNVTLNETWKPDSGKIHAGEPVTLHLHLGAIGLTAAQLPDLSQAIQLPQGLRAYPDQAKLNNSVQSDSVFASRDQDIAIIASSAGHYQVPELHLYWWDTSKNQQKEIVLPAHTLDALPGVVTSSTGVTPLPQGASNSDTSSSASLSSPRAGSVFAGDFWKWLSLLFACMWLVTLIIWWRVRKNQSTSKAVTVKEPFIPPVLAPHAEKSRQAFQQACTENDKQAARQSLLDWARATWPQDPPVGLQALSRRLDNPVSQQLIMQLDRACYVDENWQGSALRDALEQLNNGVNKAALAETKLPGLYPK; encoded by the coding sequence ATGAAGACCGCATACATTATTTTTATTTCATTGCTATTTTCCAGCATGAGCATGCCTGTTATGGCGGCTATTAATGCAAGTCTGGATCAGAATCAAATTGCACCTGGTGAATCTGTGCAGCTGACTTTGCAACATGACGGGCAGACTAATTCTCAGCCTGATCTTAGCCCGCTTAAACAGGATTTTGAGGTTGCCGGGCAAAGCTCGGGTAGCAGCGTGCAGATTATCAACGGCAAGGTCAATTCCAAGGTTGAGTTGATTCTGATGCTGATACCCAAGCATAGCGGCAAGTTGCAAATTCCTGCTTTATCTTGGGATGGGCAGCATACTCCTGTGCTTGATTTAACCGTGGTGGCAGGCGCTCCTGGACAGGCGGGTAATACCTCAGGCGCAGTAACCGCGCATCCCTTTATCACGACTAAACTGGATCAGCAGCAGCCCTACGTGCAGGCTGCGGCAACTTTGGTAATTAAGATTTATGTCGATCAGCCTTTGTTGCAGGCATCTTTGAATTTTCAGCCTGGCAACGATGTGTTGATCCAACAGCTGGGGGATGATCAGCAAAGTAGCGAGGTGTATAAAGGCAAGAATTATCAGGTTATCCAGCGTAAGTATTTATTATTCCCGCAACGTAGTGGTCAGATACGTCTGGATGGCCCTGTGTTGAACACACAGGTGCAAGTGCAGGACAATACCGTGTCTGCAAATGACCCGTTTTTTGGTAATAGTCCGTTCGGTGGCATGATGAGTGCGACTCGTCCGCTGCGAATTCAGGCAGATCCTGTTGTGCTTAATGTGCAACCTCGACCCGCCAACGGCAGTGCTCACGACTGGCTGCCAGCGCAAAACGTGACGCTGAATGAAACCTGGAAGCCGGATAGTGGCAAGATACACGCGGGTGAGCCAGTGACCTTGCATCTGCATTTGGGTGCAATCGGGTTAACTGCCGCACAATTGCCTGATCTGAGCCAGGCTATACAGCTTCCGCAAGGTTTACGTGCTTATCCAGATCAGGCCAAGTTAAATAACAGTGTGCAAAGTGACAGCGTTTTTGCCAGTCGAGATCAGGATATTGCCATTATCGCCAGTAGTGCCGGGCATTACCAAGTACCAGAGCTGCATCTGTACTGGTGGGATACCAGCAAGAATCAGCAAAAAGAGATAGTGTTGCCAGCCCATACGCTGGATGCGTTGCCTGGCGTCGTTACGTCATCAACAGGTGTCACGCCGCTTCCTCAAGGTGCCTCAAATAGTGATACTTCATCTTCAGCCAGCCTGAGTAGTCCGCGTGCTGGCAGTGTATTTGCTGGGGATTTCTGGAAATGGCTGAGTCTGTTGTTTGCCTGTATGTGGCTGGTGACGCTGATTATCTGGTGGCGTGTCAGGAAGAATCAATCCACCAGCAAGGCAGTAACGGTGAAAGAACCATTTATCCCGCCCGTATTGGCACCCCATGCCGAAAAATCACGACAGGCATTCCAGCAGGCATGTACTGAGAATGATAAACAAGCCGCCAGACAAAGTTTGTTGGATTGGGCGCGTGCGACATGGCCGCAAGATCCACCGGTTGGACTGCAAGCCTTATCCAGACGCTTGGATAATCCTGTCTCACAACAGTTGATTATGCAGCTGGACCGAGCCTGTTATGTCGATGAGAACTGGCAGGGTTCAGCATTGCGTGATGCATTAGAGCAATTAAATAATGGCGTTAATAAGGCTGCGCTGGCAGAGACCAAGCTACCGGGTCTTTACCCCAAATAA
- a CDS encoding NAD(P)-dependent oxidoreductase, whose translation MKILVTGVAQHDLDTLIPALTKAGHDIETTSDMLSLQTVQRAQGFEAVVTFVCDDLSAAVINALAAAGVKLIAQRAAGVDNIDLAAAHQAGIQIARIPAYSPYAVAEQAVALLLSLNRHIPHAYQRVLHGNFSLQGLRGFDLHGKTVLVVGTGRIGQAFTRIMQGFGCVVLAYDPAMPVAHRIPQIEYIDELADGIARARIISLHCPLLPETRHIINAAMLENCHPDTILINTSRGAVVDTAAVLAALKQGHLAAYGADVYENESCLFFRDCSITGYEDTLLKELLTLPNVLLTPHQAFFTIEALEAIAAATVQNLTDYSAGRRSGNFL comes from the coding sequence ATGAAAATTCTTGTTACCGGCGTCGCACAGCATGATCTGGATACGCTAATCCCTGCACTGACCAAGGCAGGTCATGATATAGAAACCACATCCGATATGCTCAGTTTGCAAACAGTCCAGCGTGCGCAAGGGTTTGAAGCGGTAGTAACTTTCGTTTGTGACGATTTATCTGCCGCGGTCATCAACGCATTGGCAGCCGCAGGTGTAAAACTGATAGCCCAGCGTGCAGCTGGCGTCGACAACATCGATCTTGCTGCAGCACATCAGGCGGGCATACAGATTGCCCGTATTCCGGCCTATTCACCTTATGCCGTAGCTGAACAGGCAGTTGCGCTGCTGTTATCCTTGAATCGACATATACCTCACGCTTACCAGCGAGTACTACATGGCAACTTTTCACTGCAAGGCTTAAGGGGTTTCGATCTGCATGGCAAAACTGTACTGGTTGTCGGCACAGGTCGTATAGGTCAGGCATTTACACGCATCATGCAAGGATTTGGTTGTGTAGTATTGGCATACGATCCAGCCATGCCGGTGGCGCATAGAATCCCTCAGATTGAGTATATCGATGAGCTGGCTGATGGCATTGCACGCGCCAGAATTATTTCCCTGCACTGCCCGCTATTGCCTGAAACTCGACACATCATCAATGCTGCCATGTTGGAAAATTGCCATCCTGATACTATCCTGATCAATACCAGCCGAGGTGCGGTGGTTGATACGGCTGCTGTATTAGCTGCGCTAAAGCAGGGACATCTCGCTGCCTACGGGGCAGATGTTTACGAAAATGAATCCTGTTTGTTTTTCCGAGACTGTTCAATAACTGGATATGAAGATACTTTACTGAAAGAGCTGCTAACTCTGCCTAATGTGTTACTCACTCCTCATCAGGCATTCTTCACCATTGAAGCACTGGAAGCAATCGCTGCCGCGACTGTACAGAATCTGACAGACTATTCTGCTGGACGACGTAGCGGGAATTTTCTTTAA
- a CDS encoding ABC transporter ATP-binding protein/permease, producing the protein MIQFDLHLWRRFKVIAAPYWLGEEKWQARSMLFLLVILLLGQTGFAVLFNQLTGEFTSALAAKDGDRFWTAIRECFAILVIAVPIYAFYYYVRDKLGIYWRRWLTRNFLGSYFSNRAYYALNGNTEIDNPDQRIAEDINTFTQRSLYFLLIIIGALLQLMAFSGVLWSISTDLVYFLIVYAIIGTAVTVLVFGKVLIGLNFYQLKREANFRFSLVRIRENAEAIAFYRGEEQESRQVSQHFNEAFTNYNKLIKSQMHLNLFQYGYSFLTIILPSAIIAGRVLSGELEVGRAIQAAGAFAAILSALTIIVDNFESFSRFAAGIDRLDSFAKYLTSNGDNSPQTEDSIALVQDSKLVIENLTLETPNHERTLIKELSLTINPGEGVLIVGASGCGKSSLLRAIAGLWHAGSGCIIHPDTDEMLFLPQRPYMLLGTLRTQLLYPQQDKKVTDEELLQLLKRVNLPDIAARLGGLDAELDWAKVLSVGEQQRVAFARVLLAAPKYVILDEATSALDIDNEDNLYQQLAGSATTMVSVGHRPSILKYHPQVLELDGNGGWQLYAAKDYCFKQ; encoded by the coding sequence ATGATTCAATTTGATCTTCACTTGTGGCGGCGTTTCAAAGTAATCGCGGCTCCATACTGGCTGGGGGAAGAAAAATGGCAGGCGCGAAGCATGCTGTTTCTACTGGTGATACTGTTACTGGGGCAGACCGGATTCGCCGTACTATTCAATCAGCTCACTGGGGAATTCACTTCGGCGCTGGCAGCAAAAGATGGGGACAGGTTCTGGACTGCGATCAGAGAGTGCTTCGCCATTCTGGTTATCGCCGTACCGATTTATGCGTTTTACTACTACGTGCGCGACAAGCTGGGCATATACTGGCGACGCTGGCTGACCCGAAATTTCCTTGGCAGTTATTTCAGCAACCGTGCGTACTATGCGCTGAATGGCAATACCGAGATCGACAACCCTGATCAGCGTATTGCTGAAGACATCAACACCTTCACCCAGCGTTCTCTCTATTTTCTACTGATAATCATAGGCGCGTTACTGCAACTCATGGCTTTCTCTGGCGTGCTCTGGTCGATTTCCACGGATCTGGTCTATTTTTTGATCGTATATGCCATTATCGGCACGGCAGTTACCGTACTGGTATTTGGTAAAGTGCTGATCGGACTGAATTTTTACCAACTCAAGCGTGAAGCCAATTTCCGTTTCAGTCTGGTGCGCATACGCGAGAATGCTGAGGCCATCGCTTTCTATCGTGGCGAGGAACAGGAATCACGGCAGGTCAGTCAGCATTTCAATGAAGCTTTCACCAATTACAACAAACTCATTAAATCCCAAATGCATCTGAATCTGTTCCAGTATGGTTATAGTTTTCTGACCATCATCCTGCCCAGCGCGATCATCGCCGGAAGAGTGCTTTCAGGCGAGCTGGAAGTTGGGCGCGCGATTCAGGCGGCAGGTGCTTTTGCAGCGATATTGAGCGCACTCACCATCATAGTAGATAACTTTGAGAGTTTCAGCCGATTTGCCGCAGGCATAGATCGTCTCGACAGCTTCGCCAAGTACCTGACCAGCAATGGCGACAACTCACCACAGACTGAGGACAGCATCGCGCTAGTTCAGGACTCCAAACTGGTCATCGAAAATCTCACGCTGGAGACGCCAAATCATGAGCGCACCCTGATCAAAGAACTATCGCTGACAATTAACCCAGGTGAAGGTGTGTTGATCGTAGGTGCCAGCGGTTGTGGGAAAAGCTCATTATTGCGCGCTATTGCTGGTCTATGGCATGCTGGCAGCGGCTGCATTATCCATCCGGATACCGATGAGATGTTGTTCTTACCACAGCGCCCCTACATGTTGCTGGGCACCCTGCGTACTCAATTACTCTATCCTCAGCAGGACAAAAAAGTAACAGACGAAGAGCTGCTGCAGTTACTGAAACGCGTCAACCTGCCAGATATCGCTGCGCGATTGGGCGGGCTGGATGCCGAACTGGATTGGGCAAAAGTATTGTCAGTCGGCGAACAACAACGTGTGGCCTTTGCTCGTGTACTGCTCGCCGCTCCTAAATACGTCATACTCGACGAAGCAACGAGCGCGCTGGATATCGATAACGAAGATAATCTGTATCAGCAATTAGCCGGCAGCGCCACCACCATGGTCAGCGTCGGCCATCGCCCTTCCATACTAAAATATCACCCACAAGTACTGGAACTCGATGGAAATGGAGGTTGGCAGTTATATGCGGCTAAAGATTACTGTTTTAAGCAATAA
- a CDS encoding thioredoxin family protein: MCPINSPDSVIAQLTRADIDKLPGSVVIEFGAGWCGYCKAARPLILAALADYPRVRHVMIEDGKGRRLGRTFAVKLWPTLIFLQDGQELGRLVRPDNMAELSKLLAMLQDGD, encoded by the coding sequence ATGTGCCCAATAAACTCCCCTGATAGTGTAATTGCACAACTGACTCGCGCTGATATAGATAAATTGCCTGGTTCAGTAGTCATTGAGTTTGGTGCAGGCTGGTGTGGTTATTGTAAAGCCGCTCGCCCATTGATACTTGCCGCTTTGGCCGATTATCCTCGGGTACGTCACGTGATGATAGAGGATGGCAAAGGTCGTCGATTAGGACGGACATTTGCCGTGAAACTCTGGCCGACGTTGATATTTCTTCAGGATGGGCAGGAGCTTGGTCGATTGGTCAGGCCAGATAATATGGCAGAACTATCCAAGTTGTTGGCTATGTTGCAGGATGGGGATTGA